A single genomic interval of Cervus elaphus chromosome 26, mCerEla1.1, whole genome shotgun sequence harbors:
- the LOC122684107 gene encoding protein LEG1 homolog, whose product MWSSSVIPTFLFLSVFPVGLAPDPGSTTQGNDIYPPFWDQTDGDIAEFPVQNNKIIVDLWKYMDRLRIYKILIRESNKYFASFGKNNTGNVFWALTLLYGRLFETGRFSEPPNSSRCAYESGVSSCISINSAWGGISFYVVIAYFLGAIESEFLGNLPYEVELLPREEYRSNFCYSVEECRAAYPQIMDIANRFYKYLQSRKIVSTTGGIPQYDTDEDTAIFKMWAAHQAAIDVAKPKFSDV is encoded by the exons ATGTGGTCTTCTTCGGTGATCCCCACTTTTCTCTTCCTGAGCGTTTTTCCTGTGGGCTTGGCCCCAGATCCAGGGTCAACCACCCAGGGAAATGACATCTACCCCCCTTTTTGGGACCAAACTGATGGAGACATCGCAGAATTTCCAGTGCAGAATAACAAGATAATCGTTGATCTCTGGAAATATATGGATCGACTAAGAATATATAAGATCCTTATAAGAGAATCAAACAAATATTTTGCTTCATTTGGTAAAAACAACACAGGCAATGTGTTTTGGGCACTGACTTTACTTTATGGAAGGCTATTTGAAACAG GTAGATTTTCAGAGCCTCCCAATAGTTCACGGTGTGCCTATGAGTCTGGAGTCTCCAGTTGCATATCTATCAACAGTGCCTGGGGAG GCATTAGCTTCTATGTGGTTATTGCGTATTTCCTTGGTGCAATTGAATCTGAGTTTTTGGGGAATTTGCCATATGAGGTAGAGTTACTACCTCGAGAGGAGTACAGATCTAACTTCTGTTATTCAGTTGAGGAATGCCGTGCAGCCTATCCACAAATTATGGATATAGCCAACAGGTTTTATAAG TATCTGCAATCCAGAAAGATAGTTTCCACTACCGGAGGTATTCCTCAGTATGACACAGATGAGGACACAGCGATCTTTAAGATGTGGGCGGCCCATCAAGCTGCCATTGATGTGGCAAAGCCGAAGTTCAGTGATGTGTAA